AACACACGAAAACTCAGCGTCCACGTTGCCATACTAAATAGTCAATAAAAGGGAGCCAAGGAAAATCCCAAAGAATTCTGCCTCTGAGATATTAACTATCCTACCCTGCAGCTTTGCCTGATATGCTCTGTATAGCCAGTCTTGAAGGCATTGTCATGAAACCTAAGGCtatttcaaatgtctttttctaACCATTAAAAAGAGCTGTCCTACTGGCCCAGAAAACTCTGAATTAGGAAAGACGCCTTTGATTCCAGGGATAGACTCAACTTCcaataaacacaaaacagaaaatattgcaTGTGGATATTCCCTAGttagtttatttctttatttgcttttacagATTTAGAGTCAAGACTTGCCAGTATTTGGGGCCTTCTTAAAGAAGAGGGGGTTTCATGAACACATTTCCTACAATCTCATTACAGGTTGCTGTCAAAACCCGGAAAGCAAGCCACAGGAGAAGGTATTACTCACCTGAACACAATCCCTGCTATGAAGTAGAAGATTGCTAGTGTATCCATAACATTCCACAGATCTGAGAAATACTTACTGCCGTTCATGTAccactgggaaggaaaaagagcagaaagtaATCACCACACAGCACTGGCCAGCCATGGGGAGCTCACCCATCTTCCCCTTATCTCTCCCCACTGAATGCCCTCATGGGTAAACATACCGCCCATTGCAATACTAAGGATTGTTCCCTTGTCCTATTAATTTTTTGTCGCACCTAATAGGTACACCAGAATCCAGATCGCTTTTAATTTCCCCCAAAAGAGTTTTCAATTACTGGCAACACAGTTTTGCTGTTAACTTCTAACAGGGTCTTCTATGGATCAAGACTTTCTGTGTTTGGAGCTCCTTAACACATTTTCTCTGGCAGTCCAGATGCCCTAAGCTAACACTATTGCACTGGGACCAGTTAAGCACATGGGCGGCAAACACGGCACCGCAGCGTGAGTTACTGTGCTCGAAGGGCATAACCCAAGGACACGGGTGCTTGTGcgtggggagaggaaggaacagTTCTGACAGCAGTCAAGACTGACGTACTTCGTTCTCACACGTGTAATACACAAGCTGCCAGAGGACCTCGGGGTAGATCATGGAACGCTCCAGCAGAACACCTGCCAAATGGGTCAAAGGAATCTTGGTGTGACCCACTACGAGCAGATCAAACACTGCGGGCAGGCGGGAGGGTCGCCGTCGTGGTGCAGTTAAGTATGCTGGCTTCTCTTTCTTCACAGACCTCATTCAGTTATCTGTCCCTGGCTACACGCACGCGCTTTTGATCAAAGatgcatatttaatttattcctttaaTTACCTGGCTCTCTATTTCTGAATTGCAAGTCTAGTGAGAATTTCTGCCTATTCCCAGGCTGACCAGCACTACTGCACCCTGGATCCAATGTTCGTGCAAGAGCCAACTTCTGGATCCGACTCAGAGGTGACTCATTAGGACAAGTAGCTTAACCAGGAGAAACCTCTGCCAGGCATGAAAAAACAGACTTGAGTCCCTGATGATAattctttttagttttcatggaaataatCAAGGCTTAGTAGAGTACTGATCAGTGAATCTCTCTATAACTGACATATCCAAAGCAGACAATTCTGCTCAGCACTTTTACAGGAAACAGATCAAGGGGAATTTTCTTCTAAACCCAGAAGAAGCTATAAGGAGAGCCCCACCTTGCTATTCCAGTTGCACAGTTGTTGCATATTCTTCATGTGATGGGATGCATTGCTAAAGACGGACAGTTATGACACCTACTAGGGTGTCAGCCTCGAGATATtaccagaaattatttcagcatcttGGGACACCTTCCCCCACACCTATCTTACTCCTTAAGGTACCAAAGATTCAACACTGAGTAGGGACAGCACGTCTGACACCCAGGACATGGGGTTGTCTCTGTCTAGTAACTCCCTAAACCAAAGGTAAGTCATCTTACTACACAAGACAGTGACGTGGTGTTTTATGTGAATGGCCAGACACATACGGCCCAAATGCCCTTCACAAAACAATGACCATATTGCTGCACTACAGCTCTATTAAATGCAGAAGGTTTAAGTCTGATGCCTCTTCTATTAAGGGCACAATTGTGCATGGATGAAAAGAAACGAGTTCTGGTCtaaagcagaaacagagagaaaacagaggcagaTGTGTGTAAACAAGTGAGAACAACCAAGACCTCAGTGCAGTTCAGTCCTTCAAATATCAAGCAGTTCCCACGCTAAGAGTGAAGATGCACAGAGGTTCTGTCCACGTTCCTTCTCCATTTGAGGAAACGGGGCTTTCCTGCACAGCCCAGAAGTCTACCCACTCACCTGGCTGGAGGCTACATCCACGTGGCTAAGAAGATAGCAGGAAAAAGGCATCTCCAATTTCACTATTGCCATGACAGCTCTAAACAAGATATAAGAAAGCAGCTCTGGCTAGTTAAAAATATCTAGGACCATCAAAACTAAAAGAGAGCTGAGCCAGTGGCTTACAGTTCAGATACGGTGTAGTTCTCCTGAAGGGTGAAACAATCTGCTTTGAATTTGGAACAACATTTAGCAGCTGCCACCCCCACAGACACAGTGCTCTAACTAGAGGGCTGATTTCACCGCACAACCAGTGACAtgactgcagcagcaacagtgaGACCCCAGGCAGCCGTACTTTTACTTCTCCTTGgatgtgaaaacaaaacctgaggtgtgtcttttaaaaaaaaaatattaaagagaaaGATCTTATTTTGACTGCAGAGTTAGACCAATGCAAATAGAATCTACCACCAAAGAAGCCAGGGAGATCCTGAGAAGCTTAGAGGACTGGGACACTGCTCTGTGTACTGCTCCTTAGTAAAACAGGTTTGCAGCCAGGACGCTGGCTTAAGTTAACTTTAAATCTTCAATAAAGTCTCTGTTTTAGCTATCTCCAACTCCCACAATCAAATTGGTACAGTCTGGCCACCAGCTGTCAATGGCATTACTGGGATCTgaagctgttctacctgctcaGAGTAGTGAGGAATAGTGACAATGGTAGGAAAAAAGGTTTCTATCCCTAAGGCTTTCCCCAGGACTTTTGCTGGGTATACACGGGAAGTGCAAGGACAGGTCCAGAGACACCAGAACCTAAATCAGCAGAAACAAACACTCCATTAGTGTTTCATTGCAAAAGTGTCTTTTACTTTTCCCCCAATTTCCTTTAACAAGTAAAGTTGCCTTAAACAGGGTACCACCTTGactattaaaaaggaaaaagaccaCACAGCAAGTTAAGCACAGTAACATCAACACTAAGCAATGTCATTTGAGCTCATGTAAGAAGTGTTATTGCAGGGTGGTCTGATCCAGCAGATCACCCACAAACACTCATGTGGAGACTAATTTCTTACAGGATAAtcagaaagcagcactgtgctGAAATCACACACTCATTTCTCTCCGATTTCCCCCCAGTATCTTCCCCCTGTTCTGAACGCTGACTGGGAGAGACCAGCTTGCCTGAAAACCGCTATATCTCATAAGTCCCCTTACATAAAAAGTGAGAAGAATATCAGCTATGTGGCTGGCTATAAAGGCAGTCCCACACACTGTTCCCACACCGTACCAGCAGCGCAGGCAGGCCAAAGCTGGTCCTCGGGACTACGTGAAACTACCAAgaactgtatttctgattaaaaaataagcagaaatacATAAAGGTATGTTGCTCATCAGTCAGataaagggggaggggggagataGGGAGAAGAGAGGCAGGAATCACTTAATCTAGAGGTATGCACCCAGACAAATATGTTAAATCTCGTGTATTCTCAGGTGCTTTGACAGCCCAAGCCAAGCATTCCTCAGAAATATCTCCACTGGCATCAGCCTATCCACACAGCCTCAAAGATAATACACATTCCTCTTGGTGCATGAGCACTGCAGCTATTGAGGCACAAGCAGCATTTCAACATGGCagggaataaaataattaactgtGCCTTAAGTTGCCTGAGCACATCTCCCAAGAAGTGGATCCCCTGTAACTTAGAAGCAGCCTGCACTGCCTTACGCTACtaggcggggcgggggggtggggtgggtggggggaagcacAAGCCTTTTAAATCTAGCACTAAACACTTTGTTTGCATCGCTGCCTACTTGTCTCACTTCATCACAAAGCAGAACGAAGACCAGCACATAAAGGATCATCTCCAGGACAGTAGGCTCCTTCTGGAAATCCATAAGCAACACGTAGGCGAAGAGCAACAGGAAAGCGATGTAGAAGATGACATTCCAGGAGAAGACCACAAAGGGGGAGGTGAAGAAAGACACATAATACAAGAAGAGTTTCTTACTCTTCTCCACAGGCTTTTTCCTGAGGAattaaaagagggaaaaggtCTCAAAGCATAGCTTTTATGCCTGGAAACATTTGTGCTCttcatcaaaatgaaaatctgaaagatgCAAAGTCTAGCCCAGGCCATCACTGCAAAAGTAATGCCGTTCTGCAACCACTGACTTCAGGCATGCAAGTAAACTGGCATATATTAACTCCGGATCAGAGTGAGGACATGATCTGTTAAAAGCTCATTCGGACACTGAATACCTTTATTTGACAGTGACTGAACACTGGAATAGGATTCCCAGGGTGGCTGTGGcgtctccatccttggagatattcaaaaccctAACTGggcacagtcctgggcaacctgctctagctggCCCTGCCTTGAGCAGGGAGGTAGGATCAGATagtctccagaggtctcttctgGCCTGAATTGCcctatgattctataattaattgacttgctttgcttctgctaaTAAAAGCCAGTTGATTACCTGAATGAGATGAAACCGCACCCtattaaagggaaaaagaacaggCACAGTATAATTTTCCAGTTCTTAGTATCTCTTGAAATCTCTCCATACCACTGCTTGGAAAGGAAATTCTGTAGGGAAGAAGAATATATCCTCGTTTGTTCTAACAGTAACAAAATAACGTAGGAATGCTATTCCAGGACAtttgttttgctaaaaaaataccaacccAAAACTTTGAGATTTCAATCAAAATAACTGGGATTCCCATTTCAACAATACAGAAAGCTTTCTGCATCAGTAACAGGGTACTGGTTCCTTAATCCAGCCATCCTCCAGTCTACATGACTAGGAGTTCAAAACGCGGCTGAGCAGGGCTTGACCTGATTTATAAGGCACTTTATGCTGGGCAGTACATCCACACTGTGCATACACAGAAGTCACCTCAGGCAGTCTTATTCATCCAGCTCATTATGGTTTACAGCTCTAAATCAAGTCTACCCTTCCTGGCTTAGCATTTGTGGGCAAATCAGCTACCTCCTTTTTCAAGGAGAGGAGCCACACACCCCGTgtcccccaccagccccagtcAGTGCTCTCTGGGATGCatttcacagcactgcagacatTGGTTCTGTGAACATGCTGCAGGACACGGCTATGCCGTCACCGTGCAAGGCTCAGCATTCACAGGGCTGGGAAACCTCTCCCAGAGGTTCTCAATTCCCTGAGGACAATTCCTGAGCATCGGCCTTTCGCAGCCTGTTTACATGGATGTAGCAGTTTCATAGCAAGaactttcactttttaaagtgATCCAGATGACAAGAGTTACAATAATCTATGCACCTCCTTTTCACTGACATTACCTGCACCCCTGGCTGTGCAATGAACTGCTGGTCTTTAGCTTCCACTGCTAGTTCCAGGCAATTGCTCCCTCCCCAGGCTTCACAGGAATAAgtcagcagctgctcagctaGATCTTCGTCATTGCTGTAGCACTCTGTGAACAGCTCTGGAGGAAAGAGGCAGCCCCACACTGAGCTCCAACTTCAGACTCAATCCCCCACCAGCTCAGGTGCAATTGTCTTCAGTGACTTCCAAAgcatatatttataatattaaaGCATTCAGACACAAGAACATTTTCAGCACGATAAAACAACATGTGCATTGCTTTACAATCCCATTTGCATCTATTAGGCTTTCATACAGAATTCATGTCTGGATGGAAAACTGTGATACTAAATCAGCTCACACACAGATAGTATCGAGTtctgcactaaaaaaaatatgaacttcTCCTACTGACTCACTATACCTGCTTGTTTCATcttcttttcattcatttatcaCTGATCTAGTGACTTACAGGCAGCCGCCTCAGTAGGCCCACATCAACAGCAGGGCTGAACAACAATATCAGAATTTGATGCTTTTTCACTGGGAAATGCATTGCAAACATACTTGTTTTAGAAAAGCCATGAGCATCTTATTCTATAGATTTTTGCCATTAATAATGCACATAGAGTGAAAAATTACTTCTCTTTCCAGCTTTGGATGTCTCCCACtcaaaagcagttctgttgaTATATCTGTGACACAGCACAACTGCCCCGAAGAGTGATCCAACCTCTTATAAAACACACCAGCCTTCACTAGAAACTCTTCTCTCCAACAGTGCATTTTCCCAGTCATTTCACAAACGGCTGTTACCATAACTGGGAGGATGCAGACATACAGCAATACCTTTGGCTGGTGTTACTGCATACACTGCAATATGCAGAGAGATCTTAATAGACAGACTTCTATGGGACCCGTTCACCTCTCGGTgtcttgctaaaaaaaaaaaaaaataaataaataaaaaaatcaagcctgAGGGATGTAGATACTTTTAAGAAAGCCTATTTAAGCAGTTTTCACCTTGCCAAATAGGAGATACTTTCTGGTAACAAGCAAGATACTTTCAGTGTGGCCTTGCACCGTTCCTGAGTGGCTACTGAAATAGCTTTGCTGATgtacacacaaacaaaaataaggcTCAAGCTCCACAGGTCAATCTAGTCTCCATTGACTCCAAAGAAGGAACAAACATGGTCTGCTTTCAGGAGCGATAAAACAATATCCATCTGTAGAGATTTAAGTTTTGGCTAAATGAAGCCATGACTGAACTGATTTGTTCCTGGTGGTAACACCACCTCAATGAGAAGACTGGACTAGAAGCCTCCAGGATCCCTTTCCAGCAACGTTTCTGTAGCGTCCTATTCAACCTGCAGGGCTACTGCACTTGACCTGTCAGCTAATCTGACTTGTGGTGACAGCAAATTGCTGGGCAGCAATGCAGTTACAGATCCGTTTTCTGCACTAGGCAAGAGAACAAGACCACAACCTGTAAATAAAGCCCCAGAGACAATACTGTGTCGCGTCTTCCTCCAGGTTTAGAAACCAAGGCGCTGTACCACAGGGTACACCACAGATAACATTGTCGGTTCGACAAATTAATCCCTGCTCTGGTATCTGCCAACTGTGCTGGCTTTCATCTCATTTGCATGTTTCTCTGAATAATTTGCAGAATAACTAGACACTGAGGAAATACCAGAATTATTGCTCCAGAAAATGGAagtcctaaaaaaaaccccaccaaaacaaccaaccaacatcaaaaaaaaaacccccatcctcctgctctcctgtcACCCATTACCCTCATTAAATAAGAAACTATTGGTCACTCTAGCCCATGAGATGCAGAGCTCAGCTCTGAATCACTGACAATATTTGCAAATAGAGAAACTGAAGGTCataccaaaaaaacacccaacaactGAGCTAGATTCTACATTCTCAATGAGCAAGAGCATCGTTTGCCGTCTTCAAATAAGGAAAGTATTATGCTTTTGCAGTTCAGAACTTCAGAATTCAACCAGCTTTTTACCCAAAATTTATTCTGACTCCCCTCAAGTAATCCTGCAAATTTGAAAGGTGGCTCTTCTCAATCTGAGTATCACCACCCATCATGCAGAATGCATCTCTTGTGCTATAGTCCCCTTCCTATTTCTGGGCACCCCTCTTCAGCCTTGCCTTTAGAGCCAGGTAGCTTTGCTTCCCAATGAAAGAAATTCtctaccccccaaaaaaacccccacaacacTCACTTTTGGTGGCAAGCTGTTCAGACAGGACACACAGTTTCTACTGGGAACAGATGGTGTGGAAGAGATTTCCAAGCAGCAAAAACACATTTTGACATTAAAGGGAAGCATTTAAAGTTGGTTATCTAGTTTTCTAAATAAAGCTTTCTTTCTACTTCCTTTTGAGATGtcatttctctttaaaattcaGGCTGGATTTCTGGGCAGCCAGGATAATTGAATGAATAATCTTGCCTTGCATTTTgctgaacaaacccagcagGTTTATCAGTTTTGCTTtgcacaaaataataataataataaaaaaaaatcactatgcAATCCCTGGTACACACCAGACCTGGAGATCATTAAAAGAAGTAATGGTCCAAGAAACGAAACAATTTCCTGATCTCTGACCCCTCCTGTTAAATCTCTAAAGGACTTAAAGAAGGTGCTTACCTACTGCTCTTGTCTCATACTCATTAGCGAGCTCCTCAGACTCACCAGCAGCATTTATATCATTCTTCACCTTTGCCATGCTTTTCAGGAGTTTACTGGCCCCAAGAGCTGCCAATGTGCAACCTCTGGTCTATGGAGAGAGAGTTAAGTCACGCAAAGCCCTCTGCAAAGGGAATGTgatatactttttaaaatgtattcgCCCTTTTTTTGCAGCTGCTCAGTTTCCAGTCAAGACTGGCAAATGAAGATCCAGTTCCACAAAACAAACTGTAACCATCAGCGTACCGGTTTGATTAACAACTTTGCAACTAGTTTGGAAAGGTGTTGTGTTTAGTAGTCATATATTAGCTTTGCATCTCTGGCTGAAGACTCACAAAAGAGGGTCTGGCGTCTCACAAGCTCCATTACTGTTTTCACTGTCCACCAGTCTGGACCAGTTGGGTGTACCCAGAACTGCCCAGACTACATTAGTCTATTCTACTCAAAATGTACACGTGCAGGGAAGCAGCACTGTTTTGGACACACAGGTCAACGTGAACAGGGGCATCCATTAGCTTTACTTGCATAAGCCTCATATTTAGAGCCTGTGAATTATGTATTTGATACAATCATCATTAAATGTAATTCTTAAtcaaaattataaattatttcaatcaAATACCTGGGATAAGAACACATCCATATTGTGGAATGGGTGGGAACTCGCATCCAAGCTTGAATGTAGATAAGAACACACAACTATAGGTACCTGCTAGCTTGGACTGCTGACTCAGCAATGACCCTGGGAAAGTATGAAATCCACACCCAAGCACAAAATGGGTAATATTAAACCTACTTACAGACTCATCTAGCAATTATCTCTTGCAGTTTTGTGTCTGAACATGGATCCAGCGCCTTCAAAGGCCTATAAACCAAAGACAAGGAATGCCACTGTACTGTTTGTAAAGAGGAATAAATAATTCAACTTACTTGCTCCCAAATGACTTTAGACAACTCTTTCTTGTTCTGAAGAACCGACCAAATAAACAGAGCTTGCAACGGGTGCCTTGTGATAGGACACTCATCCTGAACGAAAGAGCAACAACTCCTTAGACCTAAGCTCACCAAACCGTTTTCAACTGGAAGAAATCCTAGCCTGCCACTCTcctgcttttgtattttctttcttttacagcCAGCCCACTGAtcctctctcctgcctgcctAGCACTTGTTACACACTAACGTGAGTTAGgttatattttatattcacaTTAAAGCCTTACATTTTGATGTGGAAGACTCAGCTTCCCCGTTTTTCCTGAAGCTGGCATTAAAGGACACTTGGGTCAAAGTCACTTTCTGCTTTAACCCATGAGCTTCAAATAGCCTCATTCACAGCTTGACTCTGTGTTTAAGTAACACAGATTAACATCCTCTGGAAGGAATACTAACTTTACACCAGTAAGTCTTTTGTGTTTAAGCAAGACCCTGAATTTCACATAAACTTATACAGAGAGGAATTTTTATACCACCATCTTCTTTGCATTAGAGCAATTAGCCCCTGGGGATAGCAAAGCCATCACGAAATGACTCCTGTACAACAAAACTTTTAACCGTCACAAACTTTGGTGGAAACTCTCAAAATTAAGCAGAATCTTCAAACCAAGCTTCCCCCAAATGTCACGTGCTGCATTGCATCTCTGAAGTCAACAACTGATTTCAAAAGTTTCCTATCCAATGCCTGAGGTCCAGTTCTGAAACTCAGATCTGGATCTGATGTTTGGACCTACTGTGCTGCGATAACTAAGAAGCCTAGTTCTACCTGGCAATGAAATAAAGTCCAGAAGGTGCCTAACATCCTTGCAGCAAGCAAGGTTTAAGGTACAAGTGTCTGTACCAAAAAATAAGAGCCCAAATTCCTCACACCCAGCTGGCACCTCTTACCAGACTCAATCCATACCGGTATAAATTACAAGCATAACTAGAGCAGTAATTGCtctaatggaaaatattttaacaccACACCCAAACTCACCCATTTTTCTTGTAGTTAAATGACCCCTACATGCATTTGTAAAGCAGGGCAGTATATTAAATGTAAACCAAGGCTGAGACCATTAAAGCAAATCTGCTATACCAGAAGCAAAACAtcatttttggtttttccttGCAGGGGATGAACAGTGGAATCAAGATGTTCGCCACTTACCGAAAGATGTATTTCCATCTCATCCTTGTTATTTTTGTCATCTCTTTTGAGACCTCTTCGGAAGTCTTCAACCATCTTCCACACAAATGTGAGGAGGGCATCATTATAGGAGTTCTTTGCAATCTGCAGGTTCTTGAACACCAGGCTGCTGAAGTTGTTTGTGTAGAGCTCTCTGAGGACCTCTGTGGTAAGGAACTTCCTCAGATTCAAGCCATTTTCCAGGAAAAGTCGGACAAATTTGGGCCTGTCTTTCACCAGGGCTGTGAACATGACATCCTGTAGGTCAGCAGActaggaagaaatggaaaagcaaatattaGGGAGCACGTGAGACACGTAAAGCTTACCTAAGGGCCTGACACATGTGGCTAACTGCCACATTTTCATCAGGGTCAGTTTTTTCTGTATGCCTTTGTGGGATGGCCTAGAGTATTTCTGGCATGGGCAGATAACCTTTGCAATCAGTGATGTCAGTGCAGAGAGGAATAGACACTCTTGCTTATCACAGAAGCTGGGGTGCTGAGATAGTGGCCGCTGTCCCAATGTCTCTCTTCCCACTGGTCCCATGTCACTGTACTCAGAAGTTGTCTGTACCTCCCAGTTTCGGTCATTGGTGAAGATCTCATCACTGGCCAAGTCCAACTGGTTccactccagcagcagcttcagctgcCCGTTCCAGTTATCCCTGTCATGTTCGTTGGTGCTgaaagctgcagaggaggaacaaTGCTCTGGGTAAAAGACCGGACACAGAAGAGCTCCTTGGCATACTTATTTGCCTCCGCTTTTCACACGTTACCTGACAAGACCCCTGTCAAGTGCATGAGTCTGAGGAAAGGCACATCTTCCCGACTGGGTCTTAGAGGATGCTGGGGGCATAAAGACGTATTTATGGCCCAACATAGGCCACGAACAAGCAGCTAGGAGCACCTCAACAACCAAAATTAGAACAACATTTCCTCCAGGCTCCTCAGTGTCCTGCCTCCTTTAAACAAAAGGAATTCTGCAGGACTCCCCATGAGGCCTACACAAGAAGTGTAACGAAAAGCTGTAACATTCATAGGTTTTCTCCATGCACAGGCAGGTAAATTAGGCCAGCCCAGCAACCTCCACCGAGAACCagttctgctctgctggagTAGTAGAGGTCCCAGGCCTGAATTACTCATGGCAGCAAGTTATTGGGATTTGAAAGTTAGCAAGCAGCCCTACACGTTGACTGTTAATTAGCCGGATACTTCTCTCCCTGCTGAAGGCCAGTCAAACCTCTTCAGCCCACATATATACCAAAAGATACTTAATTTTACATTGCAGCATGCTGAGTAATCCACTTCTGCAGTATAACCAGAAAAGATCCTTTGCTTGGCTTCCTGACTCCCTGTTGTGTGCTACTTTCAGAGATGCTGTACTAGTGTCCCCAAAGCTCTGCTAAATGCCTTCCCAGTTATCTGGACTGGATTTCAATCTCACCCAAACTAACAGATCCCATAATGCTGCTGTAGCCTGTCCACATCACTTTGGACAAAGACAAAGTCCACACCGTGGCAGAAGCCTAACTTTAGAAAGATAGCACTGCTCCAAGGAAAGCTGTTCTAGAAAGTAAAGAGCCACCTTTTGccatctattaaaaaaaccaaatgcacagaaaccccaaaacaacacagaaaaaaaagcaattacttGCCTTTGTACAGAGCAAACGAAATGGCATTGCTCACAATTTCATCTCCAGCTTCTTCTATTTTGATAACTGTCAGTAAATGAGGGTTCTCAAGGACTTCTTTGAtctacaaaaaggaaaagttccATTTCAAAGCAACCTAGGCTGTTTAGTAGTTGATCTCCCGGagtatctttaaaagaaatttcccATCACATCATAGCAAAGCTGCTTCTCATCAGTCCTATTTCTACATACAGTTAAAATTTAATCAAGTCCAGATAGAGGTAGATAATGAGATTTAAAGTTGAAGTATAAGATTAATTATCttccaaaaatacaaataactgTGATTCCCCTATGCATAACCAAAAACATATAGTCTCAGTAATTAGAAACTactcataaagaaaaaagatcgTGACAGCACAAGTTTCAACAAATGTCTAGCAGTTTATGAGAGAACAGTTTCTACCTCCTAGTGCTTTGTCAAAAACAGAGATCATTTCTCCCATAACCAAACCTTATAAAGTTACTTTCATTCCAGCACATTGAGAACAAATAATCTTAGCAAACCCTGACTGCAGGAAGAGGTACACTCCAAGGCAGCTCAGCAGAAGCTGTGAGGAGTGTGGCCAGGTGACCAAACAGGGAAAaccacctccagcagctccccacaccccatgcaaagCTCCTTCTGCAAACCAGAGGCTCACGGTCTGCTCGGAGGGCAGCTCTTTCTCTTTAGGTTTGGATaccacagcccccagcctcaAAGTGCAAATTCAGACTCAGTTTCTGCAGGACTCTCTCTGCAAGAGGCCATGCCCCGTTCCTGCACTTTTTGTTGTAAGCATTGAGGCTGGAAGACATCGCTGAGGACCCAGTCCAAGCCTGCTGCTCAAAACAGCCAAGTGGAGCAGGTTGCCCCGAGGAACTTACAGGTTGTCCCATGACCTCACTCTGCCAAGCTCTGACCAAGAGATTTGAATTTACCACAAACAATAGCTGCTTAAACTTAAAAATTCAGTAGCAGAAGCTTGCTTAGTTTGTAccaaagaaaatacacacataACTTTGAGTACCGGAATTCCTTTCTGGGGGCTGCAAAAAAACTTGCAATAgtacattcatttaaaaaa
The Falco cherrug isolate bFalChe1 chromosome 8, bFalChe1.pri, whole genome shotgun sequence DNA segment above includes these coding regions:
- the TRPM8 gene encoding transient receptor potential cation channel subfamily M member 8 isoform X1, whose product is MFTALVKDRPKFVRLFLENGLNLRKFLTTEVLRELYTNNFSSLVFKNLQIAKNSYNDALLTFVWKMVEDFRRGLKRDDKNNKDEMEIHLSDECPITRHPLQALFIWSVLQNKKELSKVIWEQTRGCTLAALGASKLLKSMAKVKNDINAAGESEELANEYETRAVELFTECYSNDEDLAEQLLTYSCEAWGGSNCLELAVEAKDQQFIAQPGVQNFLSKQWYGEISRDTKNWKIILCLFFFPLIGCGFISFRKKPVEKSKKLFLYYVSFFTSPFVVFSWNVIFYIAFLLLFAYVLLMDFQKEPTVLEMILYVLVFVLLCDEWYMNGSKYFSDLWNVMDTLAIFYFIAGIVFRLHSSDESSWYSGRVIFCLDYIVFTLRLIHIFTVSRNLGPKIIMLQRMMIDVFFFLFLFAVWMVAFGVARQGILRKNEHRWEWIFRSVIYEPYLAMFGQYPDDVDGTTYNFDRCTFSGNESKPLCVELDANNQPRFPEWITIPLVCIYMLSTNILLVNLLVAMFGYTVGSVQENNDQVWKFQRYFLVQEYCSRLTIPFPFVIFAYIFMVMRKCFKCCCKKESKEPSICCSKNEDNEILAWEAVMKENYLVKINTKANDSSEEMVHRFRQLDAKLSDLKGLLKEISSKIK
- the TRPM8 gene encoding transient receptor potential cation channel subfamily M member 8 isoform X2, translated to MFTALVKDRPKFVRLFLENGLNLRKFLTTEVLRELYTNNFSSLVFKNLQIAKNSYNDALLTFVWKMVEDFRRGLKRDDKNNKDEMEIHLSDECPITRHPLQALFIWSVLQNKKELSKVIWEQTRGCTLAALGASKLLKSMAKVKNDINAAGESEELANEYETRAVELFTECYSNDEDLAEQLLTYSCEAWGGSNCLELAVEAKDQQFIAQPGVQNFLSKQWYGEISRDTKNWKIILCLFFFPLIGCGFISFRKKPVEKSKKLFLYYVSFFTSPFVVFSWNVIFYIAFLLLFAYVLLMDFQKEPTVLEMILYVLVFVLLCDEVRQWYMNGSKYFSDLWNVMDTLAIFYFIAGIVFRLHSSDESSWYSGRVIFCLDYIVFTLRLIHIFTVSRNLGPKIIMLQRMMIDVFFFLFLFAVWMVAFGVARQGILRKNEHRWEWIFRSVIYEPYLAMFGQYPDDVDGTTYNFDRCTFSGNESKPLCVELDANNQPRFPEWITIPLVCIYMLSTNILLVNLLVAMFGYTVGSVQENNDQVWKFQRYFLVQEYCSRLTIPFPFVIFAYIFMVMRKCFKCCCKKESKEPSIC